From one Desulfurobacterium thermolithotrophum DSM 11699 genomic stretch:
- the ligA gene encoding NAD-dependent DNA ligase LigA, which produces MYTANEERELQNLTDELLKLLERKKKDYLGKLSTEEAKELAEKLRKVIRYHDYKYYVLASPVISDYQYDKLFHALEDLEKVHSEIITPDSPTQRIAPAFTGEFEKVKHLAEMTSLENTYSPEDLKEWDRKVKQLLGREEVEYIVEPKFDGASVELVYEDDLLKRAVTRGDGVIGEDITMNVRTIKSIPLKAPFSRYGINLISIRGEIVMPKSVFEKLNKEREKQGLPLFANPRNAAAGTLRLKNPSEVAKRGLDCYAYQILYSEGKRLCDDIKTQSEALKLLAHCGFKSPRIQKVCKNIDEVIETVLQAQEERESWDFEADGMVVKVNDICAWNVLGETMHHPKWAVAYKFPAKQAVTKLVDVVWQVGRTGALTPVAVLEPVEVGGVVVSRASLFNPDFIKQKDIRIFDYVIVERAGETIPYIVAPIKDRRSGKEKLVEVPTHCPVCKAPIVKELDEAVPRCPNINCPAQLKEHLVYWGKVLDIKGLGESTANILLKNELVKSIADLYYLNKFDLIKLPGWGLKKAENLLKQIEKSKSATFWKKLTALGIRHVGEKTAQFLAQKFKDINELMNASFSELASIQGIGAITATSIRNFFKAKQNIEMIKRLEETGFYFRRTEEEEKEQKLPKPLEGQNIVFTGELEHFTRKEAQYLVSLLGGNPTNSVTKKTSFVVVGENPGSKFAKAQKLGIKLLNEEEFLKLIKKFSKDNPEVKKILEEKKLI; this is translated from the coding sequence ATGTATACTGCAAATGAAGAAAGAGAGCTCCAAAATTTAACTGATGAACTCCTAAAACTTCTTGAAAGAAAAAAGAAAGATTACTTAGGAAAACTTTCAACTGAAGAAGCAAAAGAATTAGCCGAAAAGCTAAGAAAAGTAATTAGATACCATGACTATAAATATTATGTGTTGGCAAGTCCAGTAATTTCAGATTACCAGTATGACAAACTCTTCCATGCTCTTGAGGATTTAGAAAAAGTACACTCTGAGATAATTACGCCTGATTCTCCAACCCAAAGAATTGCTCCTGCATTCACAGGTGAATTTGAAAAGGTTAAACATCTTGCAGAAATGACGTCTTTAGAAAATACATACTCTCCAGAAGACCTAAAAGAATGGGATAGAAAAGTCAAACAGCTTCTTGGAAGAGAAGAAGTTGAATACATAGTTGAACCAAAGTTTGATGGAGCAAGTGTTGAGCTTGTTTACGAAGATGATTTACTAAAAAGGGCCGTAACGAGAGGAGATGGAGTTATTGGAGAAGATATAACTATGAACGTAAGAACGATAAAATCTATTCCTCTTAAGGCTCCTTTTTCAAGGTATGGTATAAACCTTATTTCCATTCGTGGTGAAATAGTAATGCCTAAAAGTGTCTTTGAGAAACTTAATAAAGAAAGAGAAAAACAAGGACTTCCTCTTTTTGCAAATCCAAGAAACGCAGCTGCAGGAACGCTTAGACTAAAAAATCCGTCTGAAGTTGCAAAAAGAGGACTTGATTGTTACGCCTATCAAATACTTTATTCTGAAGGGAAAAGGCTTTGTGATGATATAAAAACACAGTCTGAAGCTCTCAAGCTTTTAGCTCATTGTGGTTTTAAATCTCCTCGCATTCAAAAAGTTTGTAAAAACATTGACGAGGTCATAGAGACGGTTCTTCAAGCTCAAGAAGAAAGAGAAAGCTGGGACTTTGAAGCAGATGGAATGGTTGTAAAGGTTAACGATATCTGTGCCTGGAACGTTTTAGGTGAAACAATGCACCATCCAAAGTGGGCAGTTGCCTATAAATTTCCTGCAAAACAGGCAGTTACAAAACTTGTTGATGTTGTGTGGCAAGTTGGAAGAACGGGAGCTCTAACTCCTGTAGCAGTTCTTGAACCTGTAGAAGTTGGGGGAGTAGTTGTTTCAAGAGCTTCACTTTTTAATCCAGACTTCATTAAGCAAAAAGACATAAGGATTTTTGATTATGTAATCGTTGAAAGAGCTGGAGAAACAATTCCTTATATTGTTGCTCCTATAAAGGATAGAAGAAGTGGAAAAGAAAAATTAGTAGAAGTTCCTACTCATTGTCCAGTTTGTAAAGCTCCAATCGTTAAAGAATTGGACGAAGCAGTTCCAAGATGTCCAAATATTAACTGTCCAGCACAATTAAAAGAACACCTTGTCTATTGGGGAAAAGTTTTAGACATAAAAGGTCTTGGAGAATCAACAGCAAATATTTTGCTAAAAAATGAACTTGTAAAGTCAATTGCTGACCTTTACTACCTTAACAAGTTTGACCTAATAAAACTTCCAGGATGGGGTCTTAAAAAAGCAGAAAATCTACTTAAACAGATAGAAAAATCAAAAAGCGCTACGTTTTGGAAAAAGCTAACGGCTCTTGGTATAAGACATGTGGGAGAAAAGACTGCTCAATTCCTTGCTCAAAAGTTTAAAGATATAAATGAGCTCATGAATGCTTCTTTTTCTGAACTTGCTTCTATTCAAGGTATTGGAGCAATTACAGCTACCAGTATAAGAAATTTCTTCAAAGCTAAACAAAACATTGAAATGATTAAAAGGCTTGAAGAAACAGGCTTTTATTTCAGAAGAACGGAAGAAGAAGAAAAAGAGCAAAAACTTCCTAAACCACTTGAAGGTCAAAACATCGTATTTACTGGAGAGCTTGAGCACTTTACAAGAAAGGAAGCCCAATATCTTGTCAGTCTTTTAGGTGGAAATCCCACAAACTCTGTTACAAAAAAAACAAGCTTTGTAGTTGTAGGAGAAAATCCAGGGTCAAAATTTGCTAAAGCACAAAAACTTGGCATTAAGCTTTTAAATGAAGAGGAATTTTTAAAACTAATTAAAAAATTTTCAAAAGATAACCCGGAGGTTAAAAAAATTTTAGAGGAGAAAAAGCTCATTTAA
- a CDS encoding TolC family protein, which produces MKRLILLIALIPSLSMAKTVNDLKSLLEIAIKNNPEIKLSRKEKEISNYQFKEAIGNFLPTVKLQYTKTSLSDVPTYKMALPGLPSTKFSVMERNFYTLNLSLTQPLFTGGKLTYNLKMKEKLETASFYQFQETVLKVLTNVKKDYYNLSEAKSAVEIAESYLQAARRHLKDVKAFFDEGIVPKRDLLEAKVRVRDAEEQLEKARRTYKVALEKLKNDVGISDIEVKVEKLEYLPVSLTEKELLNLAFENRPLLKYLQNLKRSTDYAVKLSYSQFLPNIILNLSYDRTNQYPMNGNFDNTAVGITIQLPIFEGTQRFWKVKEAKTQKAKAEISIKKAKDLIKLQVISAYTALKAAEARIKTAKIMVEEAKELLRDSEERYKEHVGTSTEVTDAIAYYVKAKGYLNSALADYNRALADLEYAVGKSMTRRP; this is translated from the coding sequence TTGAAAAGGCTAATTCTTCTGATAGCTCTAATACCATCTCTTTCGATGGCTAAAACGGTTAACGATCTAAAATCTCTTTTAGAAATTGCAATTAAGAATAATCCTGAAATCAAACTCTCGAGGAAGGAAAAGGAAATTTCAAACTATCAGTTTAAAGAAGCTATTGGAAATTTTCTCCCTACTGTAAAGCTTCAGTATACAAAAACTTCTCTTTCGGATGTTCCAACTTACAAAATGGCTCTTCCAGGACTTCCTTCAACAAAATTTTCAGTTATGGAAAGAAACTTTTACACTTTAAACCTTAGTCTTACTCAGCCACTTTTTACCGGAGGAAAACTCACCTACAACTTGAAGATGAAAGAAAAATTAGAAACTGCTTCTTTTTATCAGTTTCAAGAAACAGTTTTAAAAGTTCTAACAAACGTAAAAAAGGATTACTACAATCTTTCTGAAGCAAAGTCAGCTGTTGAAATAGCCGAAAGTTACTTACAAGCTGCAAGAAGACATTTAAAGGATGTTAAAGCTTTTTTTGATGAAGGGATTGTTCCAAAGAGAGATCTTCTTGAAGCTAAAGTTCGAGTTAGAGATGCTGAAGAACAACTCGAAAAAGCAAGAAGAACTTACAAAGTTGCTCTTGAAAAGCTTAAAAATGATGTTGGAATAAGTGATATAGAAGTTAAAGTAGAAAAACTTGAGTATTTACCTGTTAGCCTTACTGAAAAGGAGCTCCTTAATTTAGCTTTTGAGAATAGACCTCTTTTAAAGTATCTTCAAAATTTGAAAAGAAGTACAGATTACGCTGTAAAACTCTCGTATTCCCAATTTCTTCCAAATATTATTTTGAATCTTTCTTACGATAGAACTAATCAATATCCAATGAATGGAAATTTTGATAATACTGCTGTTGGAATAACGATCCAGCTTCCAATTTTTGAAGGAACCCAAAGATTTTGGAAGGTAAAAGAAGCAAAGACGCAAAAAGCAAAAGCTGAAATTTCAATTAAGAAAGCTAAGGATCTAATAAAACTTCAAGTTATCTCTGCTTATACAGCTTTAAAAGCAGCAGAAGCAAGGATTAAAACTGCGAAAATCATGGTCGAAGAGGCTAAGGAGCTCTTAAGAGATTCTGAAGAACGCTACAAAGAACACGTTGGAACTTCCACAGAAGTAACAGATGCAATTGCTTACTACGTAAAGGCTAAAGGTTATTTAAACTCAGCCCTTGCAGACTATAATAGAGCTCTTGCAGATCTTGAATATGCTGTTGGAAAAAGCATGACCCGAAGGCCTTAA